In Geminocystis sp. NIES-3709, a single genomic region encodes these proteins:
- a CDS encoding ferredoxin-thioredoxin reductase variable chain yields MKVGDRIKVKESVLVYHHPEHKKEALDIKGMEGELIEIVTEWQGRPVSANFPYLVKFTKKFKVHFREDEIAVDDN; encoded by the coding sequence ATGAAAGTAGGCGATCGTATTAAAGTAAAAGAATCTGTATTGGTATATCATCATCCTGAACATAAGAAAGAAGCCCTTGATATAAAAGGAATGGAAGGAGAATTAATAGAAATTGTAACAGAATGGCAAGGAAGACCAGTAAGTGCTAATTTTCCTTACCTTGTGAAATTCACTAAAAAATTTAAAGTTCATTTTCGAGAAGATGAAATTGCTGTGGATGATAATTAG
- the purB gene encoding adenylosuccinate lyase, whose product MIERYTLPEMGGIWTDEYRLKTWLQVEIAVCEAQAEVGNIPKEAVEEIKAKANFDVQRVLEIEAEVRHDVIAFLTNVNEYVGDAGRYIHLGMTSSDMLDTALALQMVASLNLILECVEETIQAIRYQAQQHRYTVMVGRSHGIHAEPITFGFKLAGWLAEMRRNRDRLIKLRQDIAVGKISGAVGTYANIDPRIESIACNLLGLEPDTASTQVISRDRHAEFVQQIALVAASLERFSVEIRNLQRTDVLEVEEYFSKGQKGSSAMPHKRNPIRSERITGMARIIRGNAIAALENVALWHERDISHSSVERVILPDSCILIHFMLKETTNLIQNLLVYPDNMARNMNIYGGVIFSQKVLLALVSKGMSREDAYRVVQSCAHQAWNTKEGNFRHLIENNIEITQLLSDSEINSCFNPQEHLKNLDTIYQRLGI is encoded by the coding sequence GTGATTGAACGTTATACCTTGCCCGAAATGGGCGGAATTTGGACAGACGAATATCGTTTAAAAACATGGTTACAAGTTGAAATTGCCGTGTGCGAAGCCCAAGCAGAAGTGGGCAATATTCCTAAAGAAGCCGTAGAAGAAATTAAGGCTAAAGCTAATTTTGATGTTCAACGAGTTTTAGAAATTGAGGCAGAAGTTCGCCACGATGTTATTGCCTTTTTGACTAATGTTAATGAATATGTGGGAGACGCAGGAAGATATATTCATCTAGGGATGACTAGCTCAGATATGCTTGATACGGCTTTAGCATTGCAAATGGTGGCTAGCCTAAATCTAATTTTAGAGTGTGTAGAAGAAACAATCCAAGCCATTCGTTATCAAGCACAGCAACACCGTTATACTGTCATGGTAGGTCGATCTCATGGTATTCATGCTGAACCTATTACCTTCGGTTTTAAACTTGCTGGTTGGTTAGCAGAAATGCGTCGTAATCGAGACAGACTTATAAAATTACGTCAAGATATAGCTGTTGGTAAAATTTCTGGGGCGGTTGGTACCTATGCAAATATTGATCCTCGTATTGAATCGATCGCCTGTAATCTTTTAGGTTTAGAACCAGATACTGCCTCTACTCAAGTTATCTCAAGAGACAGACACGCTGAATTTGTACAACAAATAGCCTTAGTTGCCGCTTCATTAGAAAGATTTTCTGTAGAAATTCGGAATTTACAACGAACAGACGTGCTAGAAGTTGAGGAGTATTTCTCCAAAGGACAAAAAGGATCATCCGCAATGCCCCACAAACGGAATCCAATCCGTAGCGAACGTATAACGGGCATGGCTCGTATTATTCGGGGAAATGCGATCGCTGCCTTAGAAAACGTTGCTTTATGGCATGAAAGAGATATTTCCCATAGTTCTGTCGAAAGAGTCATTTTACCAGATAGTTGTATTTTGATTCACTTTATGCTTAAGGAAACTACTAATTTAATTCAAAACTTGTTAGTATATCCCGATAACATGGCCAGAAATATGAATATTTATGGTGGAGTTATTTTTAGTCAAAAAGTTTTATTAGCGTTAGTATCGAAGGGAATGAGTCGAGAAGACGCTTATAGAGTGGTACAGAGTTGTGCCCACCAAGCATGGAATACGAAAGAGGGTAATTTTCGTCATTTAATTGAGAATAATATTGAAATTACCCAATTATTATCAGATTCTGAGATTAATTCTTGTTTCAATCCTCAAGAACACTTAAAGAATCTTGATACAATTTATCAAAGATTAGGTATTTAA
- a CDS encoding NYN domain-containing protein — protein MNNHNNNHHYHANNNHRLRDRISIFVDGNNMFYAQQKNGWFFDPRKVIDYFSEESGFMLINAFWYTGLKDSQDQRGFRDALISLGYTVRTKILKEYYDDSSGRFSQKANLDIEIVVDMFNTVDQYDRVVLFSGDGDFERAIELLRSKNTHITVVSTDGMIARELRNATDRYIDLNEIRGCIEKRDY, from the coding sequence ATAAATAATCATAATAATAATCATCATTATCATGCTAATAATAATCATCGATTAAGAGATAGAATTTCAATATTTGTTGATGGAAATAATATGTTTTATGCTCAACAAAAAAATGGTTGGTTTTTCGATCCTCGAAAAGTAATTGATTATTTTTCAGAAGAATCAGGATTTATGTTAATTAATGCTTTTTGGTACACTGGTTTAAAAGATTCTCAAGATCAAAGAGGTTTCAGGGATGCTTTAATTAGTCTTGGCTATACTGTACGCACTAAAATCCTCAAGGAATATTACGATGATAGCTCGGGACGATTTTCTCAGAAAGCAAATTTGGATATTGAAATTGTGGTAGATATGTTTAATACAGTAGATCAATACGATCGAGTGGTTTTATTTAGCGGTGATGGAGATTTTGAAAGAGCGATTGAACTGCTAAGATCAAAAAATACTCATATTACAGTAGTTTCTACTGATGGTATGATTGCCAGAGAATTACGCAACGCTACCGATCGATATATTGACCTCAACGAAATACGAGGTTGTATCGAAAAACGAGATTATTAG
- the rcbX gene encoding RuBisCO chaperone RbcX: MTYKQVVKDTAKVLQSYLTYQAVRIIINQLTETNPGQAIWLSEYSDRKKIQDSDNYINDLMKENKELVLRILTVRQDLAEQIVEFLPEMVKTNIEQSNMEHRRHLLERLTQTQSSSLMSSSVDEPKLESNQSENKEE, translated from the coding sequence ATGACTTATAAACAAGTCGTTAAAGATACGGCAAAGGTTCTGCAAAGTTATCTCACTTATCAAGCGGTAAGAATTATTATTAATCAACTCACGGAAACTAATCCAGGACAAGCGATTTGGCTTAGTGAATACAGCGATCGAAAAAAAATCCAGGATAGTGACAATTACATCAATGATTTGATGAAAGAAAATAAGGAGTTAGTTTTAAGAATTCTTACGGTAAGACAAGATTTAGCGGAGCAAATTGTGGAATTTTTACCCGAAATGGTGAAAACAAATATCGAGCAATCGAATATGGAACATCGTCGTCATCTTTTAGAGCGTTTAACTCAAACTCAATCTTCTTCATTAATGTCATCTTCTGTAGATGAACCAAAATTAGAATCTAATCAATCAGAAAACAAGGAAGAATAA
- a CDS encoding sulfurtransferase: MSQTRTIVSAQWLKDNLDNPNVKIIDCRFRLSDSQWGYHQYIQSHIQNSYYLHLNQDLSSPVELYGGRHPLPDSEVLGDKFAQMGIIHNETTIVAYDDSRFAFASRLWWLLKYLGHDRVFLLDGGWQEWTNLNYPVSDQIPDPVSLGSFISQPRLDWVVDINYVRQCQSFSETIIIDARSSDRYSGKFEPIDPIAGSIPGAKNVFWQDITTEQGFLKTKEELESIWSPYKHDQEIIVYCGSGVTACVDIFALKTIEIDQCKLYVGGWSDWCSYPENFK, translated from the coding sequence ATGAGTCAAACTCGGACGATCGTCTCGGCACAATGGCTCAAAGATAATCTCGATAATCCTAATGTCAAAATTATTGATTGTCGTTTTCGTCTTTCCGATTCTCAATGGGGTTATCACCAATATATTCAAAGCCATATTCAAAACTCTTACTATTTACACTTAAATCAAGATCTTTCGAGTCCTGTTGAACTTTACGGTGGTCGTCATCCTTTGCCCGATAGCGAAGTTTTAGGGGATAAATTTGCCCAAATGGGAATTATTCACAATGAAACTACGATCGTGGCTTATGATGATTCTCGTTTTGCTTTTGCTTCCCGTTTATGGTGGTTATTAAAATATCTCGGTCACGATCGAGTTTTTCTTCTTGATGGTGGTTGGCAAGAGTGGACTAACTTAAATTATCCCGTCAGCGATCAAATTCCTGACCCTGTTTCTTTGGGATCTTTTATATCACAACCTCGATTAGATTGGGTAGTTGATATTAATTATGTTCGTCAATGTCAATCTTTCTCCGAAACTATCATTATTGACGCGCGATCTTCCGATCGTTATTCAGGAAAATTTGAGCCGATCGACCCCATAGCCGGTAGTATTCCCGGTGCTAAAAATGTTTTTTGGCAAGATATTACCACAGAACAAGGCTTCCTCAAAACAAAGGAAGAATTAGAAAGTATCTGGAGTCCCTATAAACACGATCAAGAAATCATCGTTTATTGTGGTTCTGGAGTGACTGCTTGTGTGGATATATTTGCTTTAAAAACTATCGAGATTGATCAGTGTAAATTATATGTCGGGGGGTGGAGTGATTGGTGTTCCTACCCAGAAAATTTTAAATAA
- a CDS encoding alpha/beta hydrolase: MSFFDRYFSRKLTAITLSILSLGVLDIKKVYSADNIFFVYSPLIATLRIDSLEEFATNGTVNQNLAFYLNLARVNEEQKVLFRKALTTPVKVDHVLISRLLNTDEGERLLNYFGSVVNIPGGRNGRYILRGALIKAAMEENGLSLINVLRNLSVDVKVNIRQALKYVAQVNLVIEGSDFFATEIANLALIEAESNPTVDFNKLKDIRQSGDFSVTNTRLNLFDQKRNRRFYVELYQPEQLTPNNPVIVFSHGLSSRPEDFASIANHLASYGYVVAIPQHPGSDIQQTKNFIAGFSRQIFILEEFIDRPLDVTFLLDELTRLNVSQFGGKLNLDSVGVGGHSFGGYTALAVGGAKIDFDNLENSCKLAFGNLNNALLLQCRALRLPRKDYDFRDPRVKAVFTANPVNGAIFGVNGLNQVKIPTFFGAGSYDPATPFAFEQARTFPFLNSQNTYLQLQEGQAHVDFSQLDVGITDLVETVSNLTLPSPYLLEEYTNSMALSFFKVHLDNDENYRVYLQSAYGKHLSEGQEFKTYIVTHKSVPPLKQKYQEFLQRNYDLIFGQQLLRN; encoded by the coding sequence ATGAGCTTTTTCGATCGATATTTTAGTCGTAAACTCACCGCTATAACTTTAAGTATTCTTAGTTTAGGGGTTTTAGACATAAAAAAAGTCTATTCTGCGGATAACATTTTCTTTGTTTACAGTCCTTTAATTGCCACTTTAAGAATTGATTCTTTAGAAGAATTTGCCACTAATGGTACTGTTAACCAAAATTTAGCTTTTTATCTCAATTTAGCAAGAGTTAATGAAGAACAAAAAGTCTTATTTCGGAAAGCCTTAACCACTCCCGTAAAAGTTGATCATGTTTTGATCTCTCGTCTTTTAAATACTGATGAAGGAGAAAGATTACTTAACTATTTTGGTTCTGTCGTTAACATTCCTGGAGGGCGTAATGGCAGATATATTCTTCGAGGTGCACTTATTAAGGCAGCCATGGAAGAAAATGGTTTAAGTTTAATAAATGTACTTCGCAATCTCTCCGTTGATGTAAAAGTAAATATTCGTCAAGCATTAAAATATGTTGCTCAAGTTAATTTAGTAATTGAAGGGAGTGATTTTTTTGCGACTGAAATTGCTAATTTAGCGTTAATCGAAGCGGAATCGAATCCAACCGTTGATTTTAATAAGCTCAAGGATATTAGACAATCTGGTGATTTTTCAGTAACAAATACTAGGTTAAATTTATTTGATCAAAAAAGGAATCGACGGTTTTATGTAGAACTATATCAACCCGAACAATTAACTCCGAATAATCCTGTTATCGTATTTTCTCACGGTTTAAGCTCTCGTCCTGAAGATTTTGCCTCGATCGCAAATCATCTAGCATCCTATGGTTATGTCGTAGCAATACCTCAACACCCCGGAAGTGATATTCAACAAACAAAGAATTTCATTGCGGGATTTTCTCGTCAAATATTTATTCTTGAAGAATTTATCGATCGACCTTTAGATGTTACATTTCTTCTGGATGAATTAACCCGTTTAAATGTCAGTCAATTTGGAGGAAAATTAAACCTTGATAGTGTGGGAGTTGGTGGCCATTCCTTTGGTGGTTATACTGCTTTAGCAGTAGGAGGTGCAAAAATTGACTTTGATAATCTTGAAAATAGTTGCAAATTAGCTTTCGGAAATCTAAATAATGCACTGTTATTACAATGTCGTGCCTTAAGATTACCAAGAAAAGATTATGATTTTCGAGATCCTAGAGTTAAAGCCGTTTTTACCGCTAATCCAGTAAACGGGGCCATTTTTGGAGTAAATGGGCTAAATCAAGTGAAAATACCCACGTTTTTCGGGGCTGGAAGCTATGATCCAGCGACTCCCTTTGCTTTTGAACAAGCCCGAACATTTCCTTTCCTAAACAGTCAAAATACTTACTTACAACTACAAGAAGGTCAAGCCCATGTTGACTTTTCCCAGTTAGATGTTGGTATAACAGATTTAGTGGAAACGGTCAGTAATTTAACTTTACCCTCACCTTACTTACTAGAAGAATATACTAACTCAATGGCATTATCATTTTTTAAAGTCCATTTAGATAATGATGAAAACTATCGAGTCTATCTCCAATCAGCCTATGGAAAACATTTAAGCGAGGGACAAGAATTTAAAACCTATATTGTCACCCATAAATCCGTACCACCTCTTAAACAAAAATATCAAGAATTTTTACAACGTAATTATGACTTAATTTTTGGTCAGCAACTCTTGAGAAATTAA
- a CDS encoding Txe/YoeB family addiction module toxin: protein MKNILLDIQAIEDLKWWIHQDKRIALKIMELIETLPDNPFSGKGKSEMLRFNLSGFWSRRLTQEHRLVYEVKDNYIRIS, encoded by the coding sequence ATGAAAAATATTTTACTTGATATACAAGCCATTGAAGATTTGAAATGGTGGATTCATCAAGATAAACGAATTGCTTTAAAAATTATGGAGTTAATCGAAACACTTCCTGATAATCCTTTCAGTGGTAAAGGAAAATCTGAAATGTTACGTTTTAATCTATCAGGTTTTTGGTCACGTCGTCTTACTCAAGAGCATCGTTTAGTGTATGAAGTAAAAGACAATTATATCAGAATAAGTTAG
- a CDS encoding ribulose bisphosphate carboxylase small subunit, whose amino-acid sequence MQTLGKERRYETLSYLPPLTDQQIVKQVQYLLDQGFIPAIEFEKDPLPTDHHWTLWKLPLFNAYSPQEVLNEVRECKAQYSDSYIRVIAFDNLRQCQTVSFIVHKPNASRF is encoded by the coding sequence ATGCAAACTTTAGGAAAAGAGCGCCGTTACGAGACGTTATCTTATTTGCCCCCTTTAACCGATCAACAAATCGTTAAACAAGTTCAGTACTTATTAGATCAAGGATTTATTCCTGCGATCGAATTTGAAAAAGATCCTTTACCTACTGATCACCACTGGACTTTATGGAAACTACCTTTATTTAATGCTTACTCTCCCCAAGAAGTATTAAACGAAGTGCGTGAATGTAAAGCACAATATTCTGACTCTTATATCAGAGTTATTGCTTTTGACAACCTCAGACAGTGTCAAACTGTTAGTTTCATCGTTCACAAACCTAACGCAAGTCGTTTCTAG
- a CDS encoding glycoside hydrolase family 10 protein has protein sequence MIKFQKFNLSNNWQKLLLLISIFSSSPVFAQNIPSTTNSDSISSQSTNIQASRPLNKVSKQEIDQMVRELEDLIYRVESTLITAEAKQNKYNAPMTSIADYVLKNPPKSNSRTKENKIDIRYSNNLANQAIANAKQIAQDFPTLALQDYEQARQVWLEARRNLWDNYPVDRHLAQPEVRAIWLDRGTIVKAKSKEDLKPLFDRIAESGINTVFFETVNASYPIYPSRVAPEQNPMTRGWDPLQASIELAHERGIELHAWAWIFAAANQGHNRILGLPENYLGPVLSRNPSWVLKDQKGDVFNRTPGFKKAFFDPANPQARRYIMTLLEEIATKYDVDGIQLDYIRYPFQDGITKQQFGYTDVSRALFKESYGIDPKNITRSSPAWSQWTGFRIKQISSFVEEASQNLKQKRPDLVISTAVFPMERKERLSTLQQHWEDWIYSEWVDMMVLMTYALHTGTLEERTQGVYEFSMKNPSFIIPGIRLLNVPNSEAFDQLQSIRNMPSGGFALFAAENFNSGLQAMFKHTQGIPTETKEPLPHRQPFQSALVRYRALQKEWNFMLMNHQISIDPRSLKEWAQQADKLGDRFKQLAENPTQSNLTTTQKELSSLNMKLSKYLSQHKQEQPLQVQTWQNRLITLDNLLQYGERTIIANRSSKQIVNKLKFM, from the coding sequence ATGATTAAGTTTCAAAAATTCAATTTGAGTAATAATTGGCAGAAATTGTTACTTTTAATCAGCATTTTTTCTTCTTCTCCCGTTTTTGCTCAAAATATTCCTTCTACAACTAATTCTGACTCTATATCTTCTCAATCTACAAATATTCAAGCCTCACGTCCTTTAAATAAAGTTTCTAAACAAGAAATTGATCAAATGGTTCGAGAATTAGAAGATTTGATTTATAGAGTAGAAAGCACTTTAATTACGGCAGAAGCGAAACAAAATAAATATAATGCACCCATGACTTCGATCGCCGATTATGTATTAAAAAATCCTCCCAAATCTAACTCTCGTACAAAAGAAAATAAAATTGATATTCGATACAGTAATAATTTAGCGAATCAAGCCATCGCCAATGCCAAACAAATAGCCCAAGATTTTCCTACTTTAGCTTTACAAGATTATGAACAAGCCCGTCAAGTATGGTTAGAAGCCCGTCGCAACTTATGGGATAACTACCCTGTCGATCGACATCTTGCCCAACCAGAAGTAAGAGCAATATGGTTAGATCGGGGTACGATCGTCAAAGCAAAATCAAAAGAAGACTTAAAACCATTATTCGATCGTATAGCAGAATCAGGAATTAATACGGTATTTTTTGAAACCGTCAATGCTAGTTATCCCATTTATCCTAGCAGAGTAGCCCCAGAACAAAACCCCATGACAAGAGGATGGGATCCCCTTCAAGCGTCGATCGAATTAGCCCACGAAAGGGGGATAGAATTACACGCTTGGGCATGGATTTTTGCAGCAGCCAATCAAGGACATAATCGTATTTTAGGACTGCCAGAAAATTATTTAGGCCCCGTTTTATCCCGTAATCCAAGTTGGGTATTAAAAGATCAAAAAGGAGACGTCTTTAACCGCACCCCCGGATTTAAAAAAGCCTTTTTTGATCCCGCCAATCCTCAAGCAAGACGTTACATCATGACATTATTAGAAGAAATCGCCACCAAATATGATGTGGACGGGATTCAACTAGACTATATTCGCTATCCTTTTCAAGATGGCATTACAAAACAACAATTTGGTTACACAGATGTAAGTCGAGCATTATTTAAAGAAAGCTATGGTATTGATCCAAAAAACATAACTCGTTCATCTCCTGCATGGAGTCAATGGACTGGTTTTCGTATTAAGCAGATTAGTAGTTTTGTCGAGGAAGCATCCCAAAACTTAAAACAAAAACGTCCTGATTTAGTGATCTCTACTGCCGTATTTCCAATGGAACGCAAGGAACGTTTATCGACTTTACAACAACACTGGGAGGACTGGATTTATAGTGAATGGGTTGATATGATGGTACTTATGACCTATGCTTTACACACAGGTACTCTCGAAGAAAGAACTCAAGGAGTTTATGAATTTTCCATGAAAAATCCTAGCTTTATTATTCCGGGTATTCGTTTATTAAATGTTCCTAACTCCGAAGCATTTGATCAATTACAGTCTATTCGCAATATGCCTTCTGGTGGTTTTGCCCTATTTGCCGCCGAAAATTTTAATAGTGGTTTACAAGCTATGTTTAAACACACTCAAGGCATTCCCACAGAGACAAAAGAACCATTACCTCATCGTCAACCTTTTCAAAGTGCTTTAGTTCGTTATCGTGCCTTACAAAAAGAATGGAATTTTATGTTGATGAATCATCAAATTTCGATCGATCCTCGTTCTCTAAAAGAATGGGCTCAACAAGCAGATAAACTTGGCGATCGTTTTAAACAATTAGCAGAAAATCCGACACAGAGTAACTTAACAACTACACAAAAAGAATTATCTTCCTTAAATATGAAATTATCTAAATACTTATCTCAACATAAACAAGAACAACCTTTACAAGTACAAACATGGCAAAATCGTTTAATTACTTTAGACAACCTCTTACAATATGGAGAAAGAACTATTATTGCTAATCGATCATCCAAACAGATAGTAAATAAGCTAAAATTTATGTAG
- a CDS encoding type II toxin-antitoxin system Phd/YefM family antitoxin, whose amino-acid sequence MQTIHYDHFQENLTVVIDEISEKHQPIRLELSDSVRAIVLSEEDYNSMVETLYLLSNPVNAEKLLQAVNRTPDSATSWQQVKDELIG is encoded by the coding sequence ATGCAAACAATCCATTATGATCATTTTCAAGAAAACTTAACCGTTGTTATTGATGAAATTAGCGAAAAACATCAACCAATCCGTCTCGAATTATCTGATTCCGTAAGAGCGATCGTACTTTCAGAAGAAGATTATAATAGCATGGTAGAAACCTTATATTTATTGAGTAATCCGGTTAATGCAGAAAAATTATTACAGGCTGTCAATCGAACTCCTGATTCTGCTACTTCATGGCAACAAGTCAAAGATGAATTAATAGGATGA
- a CDS encoding mannose-1-phosphate guanyltransferase — MRAVLMAGGSGTRLRPLTCDLPKPMVPVLNRPIAEHIVNLLKRCGIKEIITTLHYLPDVLRDYFHDGSDFGVNMKYAVEEEQPLGTAGCVKNIQQMLDDTFLVISGDSITDFDLQAAIAFHREKGSKATLILTKVPNPIEFGVVITDSEGKIQRFLEKPSTSEIFSDTVNTGTYILEPEVLNYLPPQEESDFSQDLFPLLLEMNEPIYGYIADGYWCDVGHLEAYREAHYDALDRKVHLDYAYQETQSNIWIGENTYIDPSAIVESPCLIGHNCRIGARAKIRSGTIIGDNVTVADDAELDRPIIWNGVIVGEEASLCGCVIARGTRIDRRSQILEGAVIGQLCNIGEEAQINTEVRVWPSKRIESGAILNINLIWGNIAHRNLFGQRGVTGLANIDITPEFAVKLGAAYGSTLKSGSCVVVSRDQRSVSRMVSRSLMAGLMSVGIDIQNLESTAIPISRTMTPHLGVAGGVHVRLHPDRHDYILIEFFDTNGINISKAKEKKIEGAYFKEDLRRVQAMDIGDMSYPSQVLETYRDTFETQLNLEAIRNSNTKIVIDYVYSVSGAILPQLLAKFGCDAVVLNASLRQRAISTAERENLLFQLGHVVEALKANFGVQVSANGELLVLVDESGIQIRGEELTALMVNTILTAHPRGTIVVPVNTSSAVEQIARRHDGKVIRTKANPTAIMEATQHNPNVVLGGSGDMGFIFPQLHPGFDAMFTIAKLIEMLTVQERSLTQVRTDLPLVCHKSHSLRCPWKVKGSLMRYLVETESPENLELIDGVKIRQRHTDNWVLILPDAGEPLIHIYTNSDSREWAEQNLQIYRARVQEFIMTQQSI; from the coding sequence ATGCGTGCTGTTTTAATGGCTGGTGGTTCGGGGACTAGATTACGTCCTTTAACTTGTGATTTGCCTAAACCAATGGTACCAGTCTTAAACAGACCCATTGCTGAACATATTGTTAATTTATTAAAACGATGTGGTATTAAAGAAATAATAACAACTCTTCACTATTTGCCAGACGTACTGCGTGATTATTTTCATGATGGCAGTGACTTTGGCGTAAATATGAAATACGCTGTGGAAGAAGAACAACCTCTTGGTACAGCAGGTTGTGTAAAAAATATACAACAAATGTTAGATGATACTTTTCTAGTTATTAGTGGGGATAGTATCACAGATTTTGACCTACAAGCTGCGATCGCATTTCATCGAGAAAAAGGTTCAAAAGCAACTTTAATTTTAACGAAAGTACCAAATCCTATTGAGTTTGGTGTGGTGATTACAGATAGTGAGGGAAAAATACAGAGATTTTTAGAAAAACCCTCTACCAGTGAAATTTTCTCAGATACAGTTAACACAGGGACTTATATTCTTGAACCGGAAGTATTAAATTATCTACCTCCTCAAGAAGAATCGGATTTTTCCCAAGATTTATTTCCCTTGTTACTGGAAATGAACGAGCCTATATACGGTTATATTGCTGATGGTTATTGGTGCGATGTGGGACATTTGGAAGCCTACCGAGAAGCTCATTATGATGCGTTAGATCGTAAAGTACATCTTGATTATGCTTATCAAGAAACTCAATCAAATATTTGGATTGGGGAAAACACTTATATTGATCCTAGTGCCATCGTAGAAAGTCCTTGTTTAATAGGTCATAATTGCCGTATTGGTGCTAGAGCAAAAATTCGCAGTGGTACAATTATTGGGGATAATGTCACTGTAGCCGATGATGCAGAACTCGATCGACCGATTATTTGGAATGGAGTTATCGTTGGAGAAGAAGCTTCTCTCTGTGGTTGTGTAATTGCTAGAGGAACCAGGATCGATCGACGATCGCAAATTTTGGAAGGAGCAGTAATTGGTCAACTATGCAATATTGGAGAAGAAGCTCAAATTAATACAGAAGTTAGAGTTTGGCCGAGTAAAAGAATTGAATCTGGTGCGATTCTTAACATCAATCTGATTTGGGGTAATATTGCTCATCGTAACTTATTTGGACAACGAGGGGTTACGGGATTAGCGAATATAGATATAACTCCTGAATTTGCAGTGAAATTGGGTGCCGCTTATGGTTCAACTCTTAAGTCTGGTAGCTGTGTCGTGGTTTCCAGAGATCAGCGTAGTGTTTCTCGTATGGTGAGTCGTTCTTTAATGGCAGGGTTAATGTCTGTGGGTATTGACATTCAAAACCTTGAATCAACGGCTATTCCTATTTCTCGCACTATGACACCCCATTTGGGAGTAGCAGGAGGAGTTCATGTTAGGTTACACCCCGATCGACATGACTATATCTTGATCGAATTTTTTGATACCAATGGTATTAATATCTCGAAAGCCAAAGAGAAGAAAATCGAGGGAGCTTATTTTAAAGAAGATTTAAGAAGGGTACAGGCTATGGATATTGGTGATATGTCTTATCCTTCTCAAGTGTTAGAAACCTATAGAGATACCTTTGAGACTCAATTAAATTTAGAAGCAATTCGTAACAGCAACACAAAAATTGTCATCGATTATGTTTATTCCGTATCTGGGGCGATTTTACCGCAATTATTAGCAAAATTTGGCTGTGATGCCGTAGTTTTAAATGCTAGTTTGCGTCAAAGGGCAATTTCTACCGCCGAAAGAGAAAATCTCTTATTTCAATTAGGTCATGTAGTTGAAGCATTAAAAGCTAACTTTGGAGTACAGGTATCTGCCAATGGGGAATTATTAGTGTTAGTGGATGAATCTGGCATTCAAATTCGAGGAGAAGAATTAACTGCCCTCATGGTAAACACCATTTTAACTGCACATCCACGAGGTACGATCGTTGTTCCTGTAAATACGTCCTCGGCGGTGGAACAAATTGCTCGTCGTCATGACGGTAAGGTAATTCGCACTAAAGCTAATCCTACGGCTATTATGGAAGCTACTCAACATAATCCTAATGTGGTTTTAGGCGGTAGTGGTGATATGGGCTTTATTTTCCCGCAACTTCACCCCGGCTTTGATGCTATGTTTACGATCGCAAAACTTATTGAAATGCTTACAGTCCAAGAACGATCGTTAACACAAGTTAGAACAGATTTACCTCTTGTTTGCCATAAATCTCACTCTTTGAGATGCCCTTGGAAGGTAAAAGGTTCATTAATGCGTTATTTAGTAGAAACAGAATCTCCAGAAAATCTTGAACTCATAGACGGAGTAAAAATACGACAACGCCATACAGATAATTGGGTATTAATTTTACCGGATGCAGGAGAGCCTTTAATACATATTTATACCAATAGTGATAGCAGAGAATGGGCAGAACAAAACTTACAGATTTATCGTGCCAGAGTACAAGAATTTATTATGACACAGCAATCAATTTGA